ATCCACCAAGGCGCACCGGGAAGCGCTTATGGCCGAGCAGAGGCAGCGCAAGGTCCTAGAGCGTGAGCTCGCCCGCAAGGACAAGGCGCTGGCGGAGACCGCCGCGCTGCTTGCCTTACGAAAAAAAGCCGCGGCGATCTGGGGGGACGAGGAGGACGCATGATCAGCACCCCAGATCGCCAAGCCGCCGTTATGCTGATTCACGAGGCCGTAGCCGCCGGGGCCCGCAAGCGGGTTGCCTGCAGAGAGCTTGGTATTACACTTCGGACCTTGGAGCGCTGGACGCAGACGGGGGTCGTGGGCTCCGACCGGCGGCCGCAGGCGCATCGGCCCGTACCCCCCAATCGCCTCTCGGCCGCAGGCGCATCGGCCCGTACCCCCCAATCGCCTCTCGGAGGCCGAGCGGGCCGAAGCCCTGCGTGTGGTCAACGAACCGCGCTTTGCAAGCCTGCCGCCTACCCAGATCGTGCCACAGCTGGCCGACGAGGGGCGCTATATCGCCTCCGAATCCACGCTCTATCGCCTGCTGCGCGCCGCCAACCAGCTGGCGCACAGGGGCCGCGCGAAGACGCCCGATACCCGTCCCATCCCACGTCACCGCGCGCGGGGCGCCAATACGCTGTGGTGCTGGGACATCTCATACCTGCCCGGCCCCGTAAGCGGCCAATTCTTCTTTCTGTATCTCGTGCTCGACATCTACTCGCGCAAGATCGTCGCCCACGAGGTCCATGAGGAGGAGTCCGGGGATCACGCCGCCGCCCTGATCCGTCAGGCACTCGTGCGCGAGGGCGTGACGGACAGGCGGCCGCTCGTACTCCATCAGGATAACGGCAGTCCCATGAAGGCCTCCACCTTCGTCGCGACCCTCGATGCGCTCGGCGTGCGTCGTTCGTACAGCCGTCCGGGTGTGTCCGACGACAACGCCTATGCCGAAAGCCTGTTCCGCACCTGCAAATACCGCCCCGGCTATCCGGGCGCCTTCGGAAGCCTCGCAAAGGCGCGAGCCTGGATGCTCGCCTTCGTGCGTTGGTATAACCACCACCACAAGCATCGCAACCTGAAATTTGTGAGTCCCGCGGAGCGTCATACGGGCGCCGACCACGCCATCTTCGCCCATCGCACCCGGATCTACGAGGCCGCCCGCGCGCAACATCCCGAACGCTGGAGCCGTAGCATCCGGAACTGGTCCTTGCCTGCCGAAGTATGGCTCAATCGCCCGACCGAGGAGTGCCAAGACACCTCACAATGCGACGCGGCCTAAATGATCAGGCGACAGGTACCTTGACAGCCGCCGCGGTCTTGGTTCATGCCTTCGGCGGCATGAGTCTTCCGCTACTGATGCGCAACGGGGCGGAGCTCGTAGATTCGCCCATACTTCGCGGCCGATTCGACATCCCCGCGACGAAGAGCCTCCCTCACATCGTCCAGCTTATAGGCCTCTTCGATGCTCAGGTAGGGCGACCAGCCGGTCTCATCTTCCAGTAACCCGACTTCGACCTCGGCCACGTAGCGGCCTTCGTGCACATATTTGGTTTTCTTTCGCTGTTTCATTGCGACCATTGCGACCGTCTCCTGGTAAATGACGGGTCCCACCGCACGGGGTCTGGACGATACACAGTGACCAGAACGGCAGGCCTATCATGCCCCTTCGGGATACCCCACACAACATGAATCGGGGCGCCGGACCCGTCCTTCTGCAACAGAAGTGCGCATGGGCCCGGGATAATTCGCATACTCCTCAACCAGCACCGCATCCAGGACTCCGTGGATCAACCAGCACCGCATCCAGGACTCCGTGGATGACTTCTCTCGCGGTGAGCCCGTCCTCGGCCAACCCATCGTACCCGTGCTCGGATACGCGAACATCGCCCGCGCCAATCAGCGCGCGCAACTGTTCCACAAACTCACTCACGCCATTCCCCCTTTTGGATACATGGACATTCCGCGGGGGGATTCCGTGCGTCTGCGCCTGAGAAGAAACGCCTCGACGGACTTGCTACTCGTCTCGGCAATCGCAAACGTGGCAATAAAGCCGGTATCGAGGTGGACCATCAGCACCCTTCGTCGCGCAACCTACGGATGAGTTCGGCGCTGGACTGGCGCACTTGCGGAAACTGCGCGCGGAAGGCGGCGAGCGATTGCAGAGGTTTGCGCGGCCCACGCGCCGGGACGACGCGGGCAATCGGGGTATGCGCGGCCCACGCGCCGGGACGACGCGGGCAATCGGGGTACCATGGCGGGTGATGATGACCTCTTCGCCCGCCTCCACATCATTCAGGATTTTGCTCAAACGCGCCTTGGCGTCGGCGAGACTCACGGTGCGCATCCCGGCATCCCTCTTTGACCATAAAACTTGGTTGACCGAGCGGTAGCGTTGTTCGGCCTGCCGTGCGAGCGACCCATGCAGAGACCCGAAGATGTCGCGCGGCGTCGGTTTCACGGTAGGTGGCGTTC
The DNA window shown above is from Acidiferrobacter sp. SPIII_3 and carries:
- a CDS encoding DUF4258 domain-containing protein, with product MRCWLRSMRIIPGPCALLLQKDGSGAPIHVVWGIPKGHDRPAVLVTVYRPDPVRWDPSFTRRRSQWSQ
- a CDS encoding type II toxin-antitoxin system Phd/YefM family antitoxin; amino-acid sequence: MTVMPRRTPPTVKPTPRDIFGSLHGSLARQAEQRYRSVNQVLWSKRDAGMRTVSLADAKARLSKILNDVEAGEEVIITRHGTPIARVVPARGPRIPRLPASSRRVGRANLCNRSPPSARSFRKCASPAPNSSVGCATKGADGPPRYRLYCHVCDCRDE